A genomic stretch from Harpia harpyja isolate bHarHar1 chromosome 20, bHarHar1 primary haplotype, whole genome shotgun sequence includes:
- the LOC128134495 gene encoding interleukin-5-like: protein MKIHLYILLLAASISAAPQMSNMAELQILLQQMCESMTKDIWNLRIETPDNIDDVNCISTIFEGTEQLKTNPAMKKFSVFFQKFERLKQLLTPSLAKEGKCDTERKNATIFLEKLMTFIRKVSKTARA from the exons ATGAAGATCCATCTCTACATTCTTTTGCTGGCTGcaagcatctctgctgctccccagATGAGCAACATGGCTGAATTACAGATATTATTACAGCAAATGTGTGAGTCAATGACAAAGGACATTTGG aatctGAGGATTGAAACTCCAGACAATATAGAT GATGTGAATTGTATCAGCACAATCTTTGAAGGAACGGAACAGCTGAAAACTAATCCAGCTAtgaaaaaattcagtgtttttttccaaaaatttgaAAGGCTGAAGCAATTACTCACACCAAGCCTGGCAAAAGAG GGGAAAtgtgacacagaaagaaagaatgcaaCAATATTTCTAGAAAAACTGATGACATTCATCCGAAAAGTATCAAAAACTGCAAGAGCATAG